A window from Flavobacterium gyeonganense encodes these proteins:
- a CDS encoding UDP-2,3-diacylglucosamine diphosphatase: MKKIYFASDQHFGAPTPELSLPREKKFVAWLDEVKEDAEAIFLLGDLFDFWFEYKTVVPKGFVRILGKLAELRDSGIPIFFFVGNHDLWMHDYFETELNIPVYHDNKEFTFSGKTFLIGHGDGKGPGDKGYKRMKKVFTNPFSKWLFRWLHPDVGVSLAQYLSVKNKLISGDEDVKFLGEENEWLVLYAKRKLETKHYNYFIFGHRHLPMIIPVGEDSKYVNLGDWIGYFTYGVFDGDTFELKKFEK; this comes from the coding sequence ATGAAAAAAATATATTTTGCTTCTGATCAGCATTTCGGAGCTCCAACTCCCGAATTGAGCTTGCCTCGTGAAAAAAAATTCGTAGCCTGGCTTGATGAAGTAAAAGAAGATGCCGAAGCTATTTTTTTATTAGGTGATCTGTTCGATTTTTGGTTCGAATATAAAACGGTTGTTCCAAAAGGTTTTGTTCGTATTTTAGGTAAACTGGCTGAGCTTCGTGATAGCGGCATCCCAATTTTTTTCTTTGTCGGAAACCATGATTTGTGGATGCATGATTATTTTGAAACCGAATTGAATATTCCGGTTTATCATGACAATAAAGAATTTACTTTTAGTGGAAAAACATTCCTGATTGGTCACGGGGACGGAAAAGGTCCCGGAGACAAGGGATATAAAAGAATGAAAAAAGTCTTTACAAATCCGTTTTCAAAATGGCTTTTCCGTTGGCTGCATCCTGATGTTGGTGTGAGTTTAGCACAATACTTATCGGTAAAAAACAAACTCATTTCCGGTGATGAAGATGTGAAATTTCTGGGTGAAGAAAATGAATGGCTGGTTTTGTATGCCAAACGTAAACTCGAAACCAAGCATTACAATTATTTTATCTTTGGCCATCGCCACCTGCCAATGATTATTCCAGTCGGAGAAGATTCAAAATATGTCAATTTGGGTGACTGGATTGGTTATTTTACGTACGGTGTTTTTGATGGTGATACTTTTGAACTTAAAAAGTTTGAAAAATAA
- a CDS encoding MFS transporter, producing the protein MKNNEKKNDPYQALRYREFNVFLLLRFAMVFAWSMQFIVIEWEVYSLTKDPLSLGFIGLMEIIPAVSMALFAGHIVDQREKKGLLVKCILGFSVISFGLFLLTWPKVVGDWSKDYILYSIYALVFVGGIVRSFMGPTIFSLLSLIIPKKVYPNAATWSSTVWQIGAVMGPALAGFSINWIGVHWSMCLVFGFSILSLIALSQISKKPILNPKIGESIKDSLTEGLTFVFKNQIVLGALSLDMIAVLFGGAVALLPIFAQDILKVGSEGFGILRAAPAVGSFITVLVSAYVPLNKNAGKKLLAAIFVFGLSIILFGLSTYFWLSVFALFLSGLADGISVVIRQTILQLKTPDHMRGRVGAVNSIFVGSSNELGAFESGATAKLMGTVTSVVFGGSVTLLTVIVTALKSPTFRNLDLNRDMEDHQDLNR; encoded by the coding sequence ATGAAAAATAACGAAAAGAAAAACGACCCGTATCAGGCGTTACGCTATAGAGAATTTAACGTGTTTTTATTGTTGCGTTTTGCAATGGTTTTTGCCTGGTCGATGCAGTTTATTGTGATTGAATGGGAAGTTTACAGTTTGACAAAAGATCCGCTGTCATTAGGTTTTATTGGTTTGATGGAAATTATTCCTGCCGTTTCAATGGCTTTGTTTGCAGGACATATTGTCGATCAGAGAGAAAAGAAAGGATTATTGGTAAAATGTATTTTAGGATTCTCAGTCATAAGTTTTGGACTTTTCTTGCTAACCTGGCCAAAAGTTGTTGGAGATTGGTCTAAAGATTACATTTTATATTCCATTTATGCTCTTGTCTTTGTCGGCGGAATTGTTCGTTCTTTTATGGGACCAACTATTTTCTCTCTTTTATCATTGATCATTCCTAAAAAAGTATATCCAAATGCGGCGACCTGGAGCAGTACAGTTTGGCAGATTGGAGCCGTTATGGGTCCTGCATTGGCAGGGTTTTCAATTAACTGGATTGGTGTTCACTGGTCTATGTGTCTGGTATTCGGATTTTCTATTCTTTCCTTAATTGCCTTATCGCAAATCAGCAAAAAACCAATCTTAAATCCGAAAATTGGTGAATCTATAAAAGACAGTCTTACTGAAGGTTTGACTTTTGTATTCAAAAATCAGATTGTTTTAGGTGCGTTATCGCTTGATATGATTGCGGTACTTTTTGGAGGAGCCGTTGCTTTATTGCCTATTTTTGCTCAGGATATTTTAAAAGTGGGTTCTGAAGGTTTTGGTATCTTAAGAGCTGCTCCTGCAGTAGGATCTTTCATTACAGTACTCGTTTCCGCTTATGTACCTTTAAATAAAAATGCAGGAAAGAAACTTTTAGCAGCCATATTTGTTTTTGGATTGTCGATCATTTTATTTGGTCTTTCAACTTATTTCTGGCTTTCTGTTTTCGCTTTATTTTTGAGTGGACTTGCTGACGGAATTTCGGTTGTAATCAGGCAAACTATCCTGCAGCTTAAAACGCCGGATCATATGCGTGGTCGTGTTGGTGCTGTAAATTCAATTTTTGTTGGATCTTCTAATGAATTGGGTGCTTTTGAAAGCGGTGCGACTGCCAAATTGATGGGAACTGTAACTTCAGTTGTTTTTGGTGGAAGTGTGACCCTTTTAACGGTTATTGTAACCGCACTTAAATCACCAACTTTTAGAAATTTGGATCTAAATAGAGATATGGAAGATCATCAGGATTTAAACAGATAA
- the rsmI gene encoding 16S rRNA (cytidine(1402)-2'-O)-methyltransferase, protein MSKLYIVPTPIGNLEDMTFRAIRVLKEVDLILAEDTRTSGKLLKHFEIGTHMHSHHMHNEHKTTENLIARLKAGETIALISDAGTPAISDPGFLLTRACVENKIEVECLPGATAFVPALVNSGLPNDRFIFEGFLPEKKGRQTRFLALAEETRTMILYVSPHKLVKTLAEFITYFGGDRQVCVSRELSKLHEENVRGTAKEVLAHFEKTAPRGEIVVVVAGKTIEKEAKRSKYSKDDEDEN, encoded by the coding sequence ATGTCAAAACTATATATCGTTCCAACGCCAATAGGCAATCTTGAAGATATGACTTTTCGCGCCATTCGTGTTTTGAAAGAAGTCGATCTGATTTTGGCCGAAGACACCAGAACGAGCGGTAAACTTTTAAAGCATTTTGAAATTGGCACGCACATGCACAGCCATCATATGCATAACGAACATAAAACCACCGAAAATCTAATCGCCCGCCTGAAAGCCGGTGAAACGATTGCTTTAATTTCAGATGCAGGAACTCCGGCCATTTCAGATCCCGGATTTTTACTGACCCGGGCCTGTGTTGAAAATAAAATTGAAGTAGAATGCCTTCCGGGTGCAACGGCTTTTGTTCCCGCCTTAGTAAACAGCGGATTACCGAATGACCGATTTATTTTTGAAGGTTTCCTTCCAGAGAAAAAAGGACGCCAGACACGATTTTTGGCTTTAGCCGAAGAAACCCGAACGATGATTTTGTATGTTTCACCACATAAATTGGTCAAAACATTAGCTGAATTTATTACTTATTTTGGAGGGGACCGACAAGTGTGTGTTTCGAGAGAATTATCAAAATTACACGAAGAAAATGTACGAGGAACTGCGAAAGAAGTTTTGGCACATTTTGAAAAAACAGCACCGAGAGGTGAAATTGTTGTTGTTGTTGCTGGGAAAACAATAGAAAAAGAAGCTAAAAGAAGTAAATATTCGAAGGACGACGAAGACGAAAATTGA
- a CDS encoding cytochrome c3 family protein, whose amino-acid sequence MEERNDSLYQVLYENGKEVKAYPFDVLFGFKHAQTSGYWKNHNFYELPISYYKSINNWATSPDYSATNADFTKKIQKECFSCHSSNIGSDYVTTSSSEAYNYMGMEVHNFMNKNTLIYGIDCERCHGPAKEHVRTHRKFPDLKKAQNMVSFRNLNRQQRIDACALCHSGNDKMKLKSRFQFKPGESLSVYFQENRNPKDTMNYDVHGNQLGLLSQSKCFQKSQTMDCITCHNPHQDTPKKSISYSKICMSCHQSTQHKAATLKTISKSGLANNCVECHMPTQNSKVIRFQQSNSSAVNSYSLRTHKIAIYPAGKN is encoded by the coding sequence ATGGAGGAACGTAACGATTCCCTTTATCAGGTATTGTATGAAAACGGAAAAGAAGTTAAAGCTTATCCTTTCGACGTTCTCTTTGGCTTTAAACATGCACAAACCAGCGGTTACTGGAAAAATCATAATTTTTATGAGTTACCCATTTCTTACTATAAATCTATAAACAACTGGGCAACAAGTCCGGATTATTCTGCTACTAATGCTGATTTTACTAAAAAAATACAAAAAGAATGCTTTTCATGCCACAGTTCTAATATTGGAAGCGACTATGTGACTACAAGCAGTTCAGAAGCTTATAATTATATGGGAATGGAAGTCCATAATTTCATGAACAAAAACACTTTAATTTACGGAATAGATTGTGAGCGCTGCCATGGCCCGGCAAAAGAGCATGTTCGGACACATCGAAAATTTCCTGATTTAAAAAAAGCTCAAAATATGGTTTCTTTTCGTAATCTGAACAGGCAGCAAAGAATTGATGCCTGCGCCTTATGCCATTCGGGGAATGATAAAATGAAACTAAAATCAAGATTTCAATTTAAACCAGGAGAAAGTCTATCCGTTTATTTTCAGGAAAACCGAAATCCAAAAGACACTATGAATTATGACGTTCATGGGAACCAGTTAGGCCTGCTTTCTCAAAGCAAGTGTTTTCAGAAAAGTCAGACTATGGACTGCATTACCTGTCATAATCCTCATCAGGATACACCCAAAAAAAGTATTTCGTATTCTAAAATCTGTATGAGCTGCCATCAAAGTACACAGCACAAAGCTGCAACTTTAAAAACAATTTCAAAATCGGGGTTAGCGAATAATTGCGTAGAATGTCATATGCCAACACAAAATTCGAAAGTAATCCGTTTTCAGCAATCAAACAGTTCAGCTGTTAACAGTTATTCACTAAGAACACACAAAATAGCTATTTATCCAGCAGGCAAAAATTAA
- a CDS encoding 6-pyruvoyl trahydropterin synthase family protein, which yields MSNIRITKQFSFETGHALYGYDGKCKNVHGHSYKLSVTVIGSPITDRSNVKFGMVIDFSDLKKIVKEEIVDQFDHATVFNETTPHIELANELKNRGHHVILVDYQPTSENMVIDFAKRIISRLPAGISLFSLKLQETDSSFAEWFASDNL from the coding sequence ATGAGTAATATCAGAATTACAAAACAATTTAGTTTCGAAACCGGACACGCTTTGTACGGCTACGACGGAAAATGCAAAAACGTTCACGGACACAGTTACAAATTATCGGTAACGGTTATTGGTTCGCCAATTACGGACCGATCCAATGTAAAATTCGGAATGGTGATTGATTTTTCGGATCTAAAGAAAATTGTAAAAGAAGAAATCGTCGATCAGTTTGATCATGCAACTGTTTTTAACGAAACTACACCACATATCGAATTGGCAAACGAACTGAAAAATCGTGGGCATCATGTAATTTTAGTAGATTACCAGCCAACGAGCGAAAATATGGTAATTGATTTTGCCAAAAGAATCATATCGCGCTTACCTGCCGGAATTTCACTTTTTTCACTAAAACTTCAGGAAACGGATTCTTCATTCGCAGAATGGTTTGCGTCTGATAATCTTTAA
- a CDS encoding GIY-YIG nuclease family protein, translating into MFYTYILYSEILDKYYIGSCENLQKRLNDHLNGRSTFTKTAKDWVLKYSENFETRAEAVRRELEIKKKKSRKYIEYLLLNNSIE; encoded by the coding sequence ATGTTTTACACTTACATCTTATATTCTGAGATATTGGACAAATATTACATCGGCTCTTGTGAAAACTTACAAAAGAGATTAAACGATCACTTGAATGGAAGAAGTACTTTTACTAAAACAGCTAAAGATTGGGTGTTGAAATATTCAGAAAATTTTGAAACAAGAGCAGAAGCAGTTAGACGAGAGCTGGAAATCAAGAAAAAGAAAAGCAGGAAATATATTGAATATCTATTATTGAATAACTCAATTGAATAG
- the rpoN gene encoding RNA polymerase factor sigma-54, with translation MLKQFLNLKLSQKLSPQQIQLMKLIQLPTQAFEQRLLEEMNENPALEAGQEDEYEADEFANEDYDDYDDAESDRIEAEDINIDEYLSDDDTPDYKTQVNNYGDEEERETPFASPISFHQDLINQLNTFILNDEEREIAEFLVGSIDDMGYIRRSIPDIVDDMAFTQGIYTDEAMVEKMLHVIHELEPSGVGARDLQECLLLQLKHKTPTEYVDLAIDIIENQFDAFTKKHYDKLLQKYSVSNEQLKKAIHEIERLNPKPGGSFTGNNKVTENVVPDFAIRIVDGELELTLNGRNAPSLHVSKDYQEMMQTYKDSRDKSTAQKDAVQFIKQKLDSAKWFIDAIRQRQETLFVTMNAIMHYQEEFFLDGDETKLKPMILKDIADMVGLDISTISRVANSKYVETPYGTKLIKEFFSEAMKNDQGEDVSTLEIKKILKNTIEEEDKRKPLPDDQLAEILKEKGYPIARRTIAKYREQLDIPVARMRKKI, from the coding sequence ATGCTAAAGCAATTTTTAAATTTAAAATTATCCCAAAAATTATCTCCACAGCAAATTCAGCTGATGAAGTTAATTCAGTTGCCTACGCAAGCTTTTGAACAACGTTTATTGGAAGAAATGAACGAAAATCCGGCTTTAGAGGCAGGACAGGAAGACGAATACGAAGCAGATGAATTCGCTAATGAAGACTACGACGATTATGATGATGCAGAATCAGACAGAATCGAAGCGGAAGACATTAACATTGACGAGTACTTAAGTGACGACGATACGCCTGATTACAAAACTCAGGTTAATAATTATGGAGACGAAGAAGAACGTGAAACACCTTTTGCTTCGCCAATAAGTTTTCATCAGGATTTGATCAATCAGCTGAATACTTTTATTTTGAATGATGAAGAACGCGAAATCGCTGAATTCCTCGTTGGAAGTATTGATGATATGGGTTACATTCGCAGAAGTATTCCGGATATTGTTGACGATATGGCTTTTACTCAGGGTATTTATACTGATGAAGCAATGGTCGAAAAAATGCTGCATGTCATTCACGAACTCGAACCTTCAGGAGTTGGCGCACGTGATTTACAGGAGTGCTTATTGCTTCAGTTAAAACATAAAACACCAACAGAATATGTTGATTTAGCGATTGACATTATCGAAAATCAGTTTGATGCTTTTACCAAAAAACATTACGATAAACTTTTACAGAAATATAGTGTTTCGAACGAACAGCTTAAAAAAGCGATTCACGAAATCGAAAGATTAAACCCAAAACCGGGCGGTTCTTTTACAGGAAATAATAAAGTCACAGAAAATGTAGTTCCCGACTTCGCGATTAGAATTGTTGACGGCGAACTGGAACTAACTTTAAACGGAAGAAATGCCCCTTCCCTGCACGTTTCTAAAGATTATCAGGAAATGATGCAGACGTATAAAGATTCGCGTGATAAATCTACGGCTCAGAAAGATGCTGTTCAGTTTATCAAACAAAAACTGGATTCGGCTAAATGGTTTATTGATGCGATCAGACAGCGTCAGGAAACATTATTTGTGACCATGAATGCGATTATGCATTATCAGGAAGAATTTTTCCTGGACGGTGACGAAACCAAACTAAAACCCATGATCTTAAAAGATATTGCGGATATGGTTGGTCTGGATATTTCGACGATTTCACGTGTCGCTAACAGCAAATATGTTGAAACACCATACGGAACAAAACTGATAAAAGAATTTTTCTCTGAAGCGATGAAAAATGACCAGGGAGAAGATGTTTCTACTTTGGAAATCAAAAAAATCCTTAAAAATACCATTGAAGAAGAAGATAAAAGAAAACCACTTCCAGACGATCAACTGGCTGAAATCTTAAAAGAAAAAGGATATCCGATTGCGAGAAGAACAATTGCTAAATATCGTGAACAATTGGATATTCCGGTTGCAAGGATGAGGAAAAAGATTTAA
- a CDS encoding HopJ type III effector protein — translation MSIQAFLEKVKQTPTQITFPETIAVIEENYNFTPTAFQNGTQHNAAGENSGSCKLFSFAKLQDLSKEETLACFGAFYFEEVLGDPNGTNHQNIRNFINLGWDGIQFEGNALEAK, via the coding sequence ATGAGCATTCAAGCCTTTTTAGAAAAAGTAAAACAAACCCCAACACAAATCACATTTCCTGAAACTATTGCCGTAATTGAAGAAAACTACAACTTTACGCCAACTGCTTTTCAAAACGGAACACAGCATAACGCTGCAGGCGAAAATTCAGGTTCCTGCAAATTATTCTCTTTTGCGAAATTGCAGGATTTAAGCAAAGAAGAAACTTTAGCCTGCTTTGGCGCTTTTTATTTTGAAGAAGTTTTAGGCGATCCGAACGGAACAAACCACCAAAATATTAGAAATTTCATCAACTTGGGCTGGGACGGAATTCAGTTTGAAGGAAATGCTTTAGAAGCAAAATAA
- a CDS encoding enoyl-CoA hydratase/isomerase family protein → MSTENQNGSLATSFQNTVATIQFGHPASNSFPRELLDRLTAEINLLSRNEAVSVIILQSEGSKVFCSGASFDELLAVQNEEQGTEFFSGFAHLLNAMRNCTKLIIGRVQGKAVGGGVGIIAACDYVLATPESAVKLSELAIGIGPFVIEPAVSRKIGKMAMTQMTLAAHEWKSASWALQNGLYSALHNADVLDAEVENFAQKLSSYNPEALLEMKKIIWEGTEQWESILIERAKITGKLVLSDFTKTALLQFKK, encoded by the coding sequence ATGAGTACAGAAAATCAAAACGGAAGTTTAGCAACTTCCTTCCAAAATACGGTGGCAACCATTCAGTTTGGACACCCTGCCAGCAATTCTTTTCCGCGTGAGTTGTTAGATCGACTAACAGCAGAAATCAATTTGTTAAGCCGAAATGAAGCGGTTTCAGTTATTATCCTCCAAAGCGAAGGTTCAAAAGTATTCTGTTCCGGAGCTTCGTTTGATGAACTGCTGGCGGTACAAAATGAAGAACAGGGAACCGAATTTTTCTCCGGTTTTGCGCATTTACTAAACGCTATGCGTAATTGTACAAAGCTAATTATTGGACGCGTTCAGGGAAAAGCCGTTGGAGGAGGCGTGGGCATTATAGCTGCCTGCGATTATGTTTTGGCAACACCTGAGAGTGCCGTAAAACTCTCGGAACTCGCTATTGGTATCGGACCGTTTGTCATTGAGCCTGCTGTTTCCCGTAAAATCGGTAAAATGGCGATGACCCAAATGACTTTAGCCGCACACGAATGGAAATCGGCAAGTTGGGCCTTGCAAAACGGACTTTATTCAGCACTTCATAATGCTGATGTACTGGATGCAGAAGTGGAAAATTTTGCACAAAAACTCAGTTCATACAATCCTGAAGCTTTACTTGAAATGAAGAAAATTATTTGGGAAGGCACAGAACAATGGGAGTCTATTCTGATTGAGCGTGCTAAAATTACAGGTAAACTGGTTTTGTCAGACTTTACCAAAACGGCTTTATTGCAATTTAAAAAGTAG
- a CDS encoding thymidine kinase: MFLENTVNHKEQFGWIEVICGSMFSGKTEELIRRLKRAQFAKQRVEIFKPAIDTRYHDEMVVSHDANEIRSTPVPAAANIAILAQGCDVIGIDEAQFFDDEIITVCNDLANQGIRVIVAGLDMDFKGNPFGPMPGLMATAEYVTKVHAVCTRTGNLANYSFRKTDNDKLVMLGETEEYEPLSRAAYFNAMKKSQ, from the coding sequence ATGTTTCTCGAAAATACAGTAAATCACAAAGAACAATTTGGCTGGATTGAAGTTATTTGTGGATCAATGTTTTCGGGTAAAACCGAGGAGTTAATCCGCAGGCTCAAGCGCGCCCAATTTGCCAAACAAAGAGTCGAAATCTTTAAACCTGCCATAGATACCCGCTATCATGACGAAATGGTCGTTTCACACGATGCTAATGAAATTCGCTCAACACCGGTTCCCGCAGCAGCCAATATTGCTATTTTAGCTCAGGGCTGTGATGTGATCGGAATTGATGAAGCCCAATTTTTTGATGATGAAATCATAACGGTTTGTAACGATCTTGCGAATCAGGGAATTCGTGTTATTGTTGCCGGTCTGGATATGGATTTTAAAGGAAATCCATTTGGTCCAATGCCGGGACTTATGGCTACAGCAGAATATGTTACAAAGGTTCATGCCGTTTGTACCAGAACCGGAAATCTGGCCAATTACAGCTTTAGAAAAACGGATAATGATAAATTGGTAATGCTTGGCGAAACCGAGGAATACGAACCGCTTAGCCGTGCAGCGTACTTTAATGCGATGAAAAAAAGCCAGTAG
- the asnS gene encoding asparagine--tRNA ligase: MKHTKVKDLLNSTTTLQEVNAKGWVRTFRNNQFIALNDGSTINNIQCVVDFENTPEETLKRITTGASVSVFGTLVESKGAGQKYEIQVTKLEILGDSDAEKFPMQPKKHSLEFLRENAHLRVRTNAFGAIMRVRSVLSYAVHSYFQQKGFVYVNTPIITGADAEGAGEMFQVTSLPLDNLPKNEEGNIDFKKDFFGKHTNLTVSGQLEGETFAMALGQIYTFGPTFRAENSNTSRHLAEFWMIEPEVAFNDLDDNMDLAEDFIQYVIKYALDNCKDDLAFLEGRLLEEEKSKPQAERSEMALLEKLNFVLENNFKRVSYTEAIDILRDSTPNKKKKFQYLINEWGADLQSEHERFLVEKHFKCPVILYDYPANIKAFYMRLNDNTEPGRETVRAMDILFPGIGEIVGGSEREERYDVLVEKMEKLGIDKEELYWYLDTRRFGSATHAGFGLGFERLVLFVTGMTNIRDVIPFPRTPGSAEF, encoded by the coding sequence ATGAAACACACAAAGGTTAAAGACTTATTAAACAGTACGACGACGTTACAGGAAGTGAATGCAAAAGGTTGGGTGAGAACTTTTAGAAATAATCAGTTCATCGCGCTTAATGACGGTTCTACGATTAATAATATTCAATGTGTAGTTGATTTTGAAAATACACCGGAAGAAACTTTAAAAAGAATCACGACCGGAGCTTCGGTTTCAGTTTTTGGAACTTTGGTTGAAAGTAAAGGTGCGGGTCAGAAATACGAAATTCAGGTTACAAAATTAGAAATCCTTGGAGATTCTGATGCTGAGAAATTCCCAATGCAGCCTAAAAAACATTCTTTAGAATTTTTACGTGAAAACGCTCACTTGCGCGTACGTACAAATGCTTTTGGTGCGATTATGCGTGTGCGTTCGGTTTTATCTTATGCGGTTCACAGCTATTTCCAGCAAAAAGGTTTTGTGTATGTAAATACGCCAATTATTACCGGAGCTGATGCTGAAGGTGCTGGAGAAATGTTTCAGGTAACTTCATTGCCTTTGGATAATCTTCCAAAAAATGAAGAAGGAAACATTGATTTCAAAAAAGATTTCTTTGGAAAACATACCAACTTAACGGTTTCGGGACAATTAGAAGGGGAAACTTTCGCAATGGCTTTGGGTCAGATTTATACTTTTGGACCAACGTTTAGAGCAGAAAATTCAAATACTTCACGTCACCTGGCAGAATTCTGGATGATTGAACCAGAAGTTGCTTTCAACGACCTTGACGACAACATGGATTTGGCTGAAGATTTTATTCAGTACGTAATTAAATATGCTTTAGACAACTGTAAAGATGATTTGGCATTTTTAGAAGGAAGACTTCTGGAAGAAGAAAAATCGAAACCACAGGCAGAAAGAAGCGAAATGGCTTTGTTAGAGAAACTGAACTTCGTATTGGAAAACAACTTCAAACGTGTTTCTTACACCGAAGCAATTGACATTTTAAGAGATTCAACGCCAAATAAAAAGAAGAAATTCCAATATTTAATCAACGAATGGGGAGCTGATTTACAGTCAGAACACGAGCGTTTCCTGGTTGAAAAACACTTTAAATGTCCAGTAATTTTATATGATTACCCGGCAAACATTAAAGCGTTTTACATGCGTTTGAACGACAACACAGAACCAGGAAGAGAAACAGTTCGTGCAATGGATATTCTTTTCCCTGGAATTGGAGAAATCGTTGGTGGTTCTGAAAGAGAAGAGCGTTACGATGTTCTTGTCGAAAAAATGGAAAAACTAGGAATTGACAAAGAAGAATTATACTGGTATTTAGACACCAGAAGATTTGGATCAGCAACTCACGCAGGTTTCGGTTTAGGATTTGAGCGTCTGGTATTGTTTGTAACAGGAATGACAAACATTAGAGACGTAATTCCTTTCCCGAGAACTCCCGGAAGTGCTGAGTTTTAA